One genomic segment of Natrialbaceae archaeon AArc-T1-2 includes these proteins:
- a CDS encoding thiamine pyrophosphate-binding protein encodes MTTAAAELVETLEELGVEYVFGYPGGRVIELFDHLPESDIEFVRPRDEREASVMAEMYGRLTGNPGVLAGQGPWIGSLGMIGQMESRLASSPMVVLTEASERGEYSTLAPYQQARGDYGGISLPNVLDGVAEEWWFPRTPTETLRSVQLAFKHAVAGRPGPTAVILDGDAITDDVPEEPIPPTWEPTEQTRTWDAAPTDDDVAAAVEALEDADRPVIVAGNGVHASAASGGSSERRSDGVHAAGAYDELAAVAQTYDCVVATSYLGKSTFPETDERAAGVIGSFGHEGANRVVSEADTLLVVGCRLNPMDTNWQAPGFVRPGEQTIIHADVDTRNAGWVYPADVGLIGDATECLAALAEAGSASNDWATERAAEAREWFTASECEDDSSPIKPQRAVKEIQRVVDEDTIVTADSGNNRFWLLYYLQTPAVRTYFGSGGVGGMGWSVPAAVSAELSTDTDVIAVAGDGGFAMTMTSVETAVEYGVAPTVVVLNDTSLGMVRQMQSEDEDIAGVEFHDTDFVSVAEAFGAVGTRITTPDELADALEEGKAADVPHVLDVRIDREEDMAETLSSSFYDSIGGLHE; translated from the coding sequence ATGACGACCGCGGCCGCCGAACTCGTCGAGACGCTCGAGGAACTCGGCGTCGAGTACGTCTTCGGCTACCCGGGTGGGCGGGTGATCGAACTGTTCGATCACCTCCCCGAGTCAGACATCGAGTTCGTCCGGCCACGCGACGAACGCGAGGCGAGCGTAATGGCGGAGATGTACGGCCGACTCACCGGGAACCCCGGGGTGTTGGCCGGTCAGGGTCCCTGGATCGGTAGTCTCGGGATGATCGGTCAGATGGAAAGTCGGCTCGCGTCCTCGCCGATGGTCGTCCTCACCGAGGCCTCAGAGCGGGGCGAGTACTCGACGCTCGCGCCGTATCAGCAGGCCCGCGGGGACTACGGCGGCATCAGCCTCCCGAACGTCTTAGACGGCGTGGCCGAGGAGTGGTGGTTCCCCCGGACGCCCACCGAGACCCTCCGATCGGTCCAGTTGGCATTCAAACACGCCGTCGCGGGTCGGCCTGGTCCAACGGCGGTCATCCTCGACGGGGACGCAATCACCGACGACGTCCCCGAGGAGCCGATTCCGCCCACGTGGGAGCCGACCGAGCAGACGCGGACGTGGGACGCCGCGCCGACCGACGACGACGTCGCGGCGGCGGTCGAGGCGCTCGAGGACGCCGACCGACCAGTCATCGTCGCCGGAAACGGCGTCCACGCGAGCGCAGCGAGCGGGGGCTCGTCGGAACGCCGTTCCGACGGCGTCCACGCCGCGGGAGCCTACGACGAGCTCGCGGCCGTCGCGCAGACGTACGACTGCGTGGTCGCCACCTCCTACCTCGGAAAGTCGACGTTCCCCGAGACGGACGAGCGGGCCGCCGGCGTCATCGGCTCGTTCGGCCACGAAGGAGCGAACCGGGTCGTCAGCGAGGCGGACACGCTGCTCGTGGTCGGCTGTCGGCTGAACCCGATGGACACCAACTGGCAGGCACCCGGATTCGTCCGGCCCGGCGAGCAGACGATCATCCACGCCGACGTCGACACGCGAAACGCTGGCTGGGTCTATCCGGCCGACGTGGGGTTAATCGGCGACGCTACAGAGTGTCTGGCGGCACTCGCCGAGGCCGGCAGCGCATCGAACGACTGGGCGACAGAGCGCGCGGCCGAGGCCCGCGAGTGGTTCACCGCGTCCGAGTGCGAGGACGACTCGAGTCCGATCAAACCCCAGCGCGCGGTTAAAGAAATCCAGCGGGTCGTCGACGAGGACACCATCGTCACTGCTGACTCCGGCAACAACCGCTTCTGGCTGCTGTACTACCTGCAGACGCCCGCCGTCCGCACCTACTTCGGCAGCGGCGGCGTCGGCGGGATGGGGTGGTCGGTCCCGGCTGCCGTCTCCGCGGAACTCTCGACCGACACGGACGTGATCGCCGTCGCCGGCGACGGCGGCTTCGCGATGACGATGACGAGCGTCGAGACCGCCGTCGAATACGGCGTGGCCCCGACGGTCGTCGTCTTGAACGACACGAGCCTCGGGATGGTTCGCCAGATGCAAAGCGAAGACGAGGATATCGCGGGCGTGGAGTTTCACGACACCGACTTCGTGAGCGTCGCTGAGGCTTTCGGCGCGGTCGGCACCCGGATAACGACCCCTGACGAACTCGCCGACGCCCTCGAGGAAGGCAAAGCGGCGGATGTCCCCCACGTCCTCGACGTTCGCATCGACCGCGAAGAGGACATGGCCGAGACGCTTTCGTCCTCGTTCTACGACTCGATCGGGGGACTTCATGAGTAG
- a CDS encoding EthD family reductase translates to MIKLVELLVRRDGYSHEEFLARWQGEHAEIARELPGLVRYSTSVPTDPESVEYDGVLELTFESEQALGEAFRSEVGRAVQEDAAEFVDVGAGPRMIVEETVHVDDGE, encoded by the coding sequence ATGATCAAACTGGTCGAGTTGCTCGTCCGGAGAGACGGCTACAGCCACGAGGAGTTTCTCGCGCGCTGGCAGGGCGAACACGCCGAGATCGCGCGCGAGCTTCCGGGACTGGTTCGCTACAGCACCTCGGTCCCGACCGATCCCGAGTCGGTCGAGTACGACGGCGTCCTCGAGCTCACCTTCGAGAGCGAGCAGGCACTGGGCGAGGCGTTCCGGTCGGAGGTCGGCCGGGCCGTCCAGGAAGACGCCGCTGAGTTCGTCGACGTCGGTGCGGGACCACGAATGATCGTCGAGGAGACGGTTCACGTCGACGACGGCGAATGA
- a CDS encoding IclR family transcriptional regulator, which produces MNEGTRTINAVETAFDIVEHLKEVDGAGVTELATELDLAKSTVHNHLATLYSKGYVVRDGDTYRVALRFLDLGNYAREEDPLYQVGQEKVDELAAETGEKVWILAEEHGRAVHLYDASGKRSVRTYARTGQLNYLHQLAAGKAILAYLPDERVMEIIDRYGLPARTDDTITDPDELRADLERIRERGFAQNREESIPGLHAVGVPITDEDGVAIGSLSLSAPAKRLRGERFDEKIPNLLLGVANEIEINMAYI; this is translated from the coding sequence ATGAACGAGGGGACACGGACGATAAATGCGGTCGAAACCGCGTTCGACATCGTCGAACATCTGAAGGAGGTCGACGGTGCCGGCGTCACCGAGTTGGCGACGGAACTCGACCTCGCGAAGAGCACCGTTCACAACCACCTCGCGACGTTATACTCGAAGGGATACGTCGTCCGCGACGGCGACACCTACCGCGTGGCGCTTCGGTTTCTCGATCTCGGGAACTACGCTCGCGAGGAGGATCCACTCTACCAGGTCGGCCAGGAGAAAGTCGACGAGCTGGCCGCAGAAACCGGCGAGAAAGTCTGGATCCTGGCCGAAGAACACGGCAGGGCCGTTCACCTCTACGACGCGTCGGGCAAACGGTCGGTCCGAACCTACGCCCGCACCGGCCAACTCAACTACCTCCACCAACTCGCTGCGGGGAAAGCAATTCTCGCATACCTCCCGGACGAACGGGTTATGGAGATCATCGATCGATACGGCCTCCCCGCCCGCACCGACGACACCATCACCGACCCCGACGAACTCCGGGCAGACCTCGAGCGGATTCGTGAGCGAGGCTTCGCACAGAACCGTGAGGAGTCCATCCCTGGACTCCACGCCGTCGGAGTGCCGATTACGGATGAAGACGGTGTGGCGATCGGATCGCTAAGTCTCTCCGCGCCGGCGAAACGGCTTCGGGGAGAGCGATTCGACGAGAAGATCCCGAACCTGCTGCTCGGCGTCGCAAACGAGATCGAGATCAACATGGCGTACATCTAA
- a CDS encoding acyl-CoA synthetase, translating to MTWRVMPTYDRYEQAREEFEWDLPAEFNPAVDFLRKHDDTDRVALRYESPAGLETYTFRDLDERSDRLAAALADLGVAEGDRVGVVVPQKPENPLTHLANWKLGAISVPLTVLFGPDALQYRLEDSGATAVVVDPDVRETVEAIRGDCPDLEHVVELGSADDVAGDADAFDDLVADYEPGIDVYDATPETPTAIMYTSGSTGPPKGVLHSHALWLGRAAAAYNYFDQGLHDATLWTPADWAWGAALGGTLFAAWHNGCTIVGWPRDSFDPEEAFDLLERHGISKALMPPTAIRMLMNVDDPEDRYDLTLETIASVGEPLTPEVLEWADESFADLEINEVYGQTELNLVVANSSNWFETRPESMGKPLPGYEATVLDPETREEVPTGEVGELALKPDDRRIFFDEYWGLPEKTAAKQTDDGWFLTSDLVSRDEDGYLWFHSRADDVILTSGYRVGPMEVESAILEHDAVEQAGVVGVPDETRGEAIKAYVQPAVDEFDPETLREEIRELVRENLAEYEYPRHIEFVAELPTTSTGKIRRLDLRERETEN from the coding sequence ATGACGTGGCGAGTCATGCCGACGTACGATCGGTACGAGCAGGCACGCGAGGAGTTCGAGTGGGACCTTCCAGCGGAGTTCAACCCCGCCGTCGACTTCCTGCGGAAACACGACGACACCGATCGGGTCGCGTTGCGATACGAGTCTCCGGCAGGTCTCGAGACGTACACGTTTCGTGACCTCGACGAGCGATCCGACCGCCTGGCGGCCGCACTCGCCGACCTCGGCGTCGCGGAGGGCGACCGTGTCGGGGTCGTCGTCCCGCAGAAACCCGAAAACCCGTTGACCCACCTCGCGAACTGGAAGCTCGGGGCAATCTCGGTGCCGTTGACCGTCCTCTTCGGCCCGGATGCGCTCCAGTACCGCCTCGAGGACAGCGGTGCGACGGCGGTCGTCGTCGACCCCGACGTTCGCGAGACGGTCGAGGCGATCCGCGGAGACTGTCCCGACCTCGAGCACGTCGTCGAGCTGGGATCGGCGGACGACGTCGCAGGCGACGCCGACGCGTTCGACGACCTCGTGGCCGACTACGAGCCGGGGATCGACGTCTACGACGCGACGCCGGAGACGCCGACGGCGATCATGTACACGAGCGGGTCGACCGGGCCGCCGAAAGGCGTCTTACACAGCCACGCGCTGTGGCTCGGTCGTGCGGCCGCTGCGTACAACTACTTCGACCAGGGACTGCACGACGCGACGCTTTGGACGCCCGCGGACTGGGCCTGGGGAGCTGCGCTGGGGGGCACGCTGTTTGCGGCCTGGCACAACGGCTGCACGATCGTCGGCTGGCCACGCGACAGTTTCGATCCCGAGGAGGCGTTCGACCTGCTCGAGCGCCACGGTATCTCGAAGGCGCTCATGCCGCCGACAGCGATCCGAATGCTGATGAACGTCGACGATCCCGAGGATCGGTACGACCTCACACTCGAGACGATCGCCTCCGTCGGTGAGCCGCTGACCCCGGAGGTCCTCGAGTGGGCCGACGAGTCGTTCGCGGACCTCGAGATCAACGAGGTCTACGGACAGACGGAGCTGAATCTCGTCGTCGCCAACTCCTCGAACTGGTTCGAGACCCGCCCTGAAAGCATGGGCAAACCGCTGCCGGGCTACGAGGCAACCGTTCTCGATCCGGAGACGCGCGAGGAGGTGCCGACGGGCGAGGTCGGCGAACTCGCCCTGAAACCCGACGATCGGCGGATCTTCTTCGACGAGTACTGGGGACTGCCCGAGAAGACGGCCGCAAAACAAACCGATGACGGCTGGTTCCTGACGAGTGACCTCGTCTCCCGCGACGAGGACGGCTACCTCTGGTTTCACTCGCGGGCCGACGACGTCATCCTCACGAGCGGCTATCGCGTCGGTCCGATGGAAGTCGAATCGGCGATTCTCGAGCACGACGCGGTCGAACAGGCCGGCGTCGTCGGCGTACCCGACGAGACGAGAGGCGAGGCGATCAAGGCGTACGTCCAGCCCGCCGTCGACGAGTTCGACCCAGAGACGCTCCGAGAGGAGATCAGAGAACTGGTCCGGGAGAACCTCGCCGAGTACGAGTATCCACGCCACATCGAGTTCGTCGCGGAGCTGCCGACGACCTCGACCGGGAAGATCCGACGGCTGGATCTGCGCGAGCGCGAGACCGAAAACTGA
- a CDS encoding DUF2267 domain-containing protein: MDRPEFTDSGDSFTETIQSRTGLDSREAAQDAIVATLWTLGECIPEPRARAIAEDLSDEFKTALVDAGGTEEVFPIDEFLDRVNDRERRSDHIDEPAASTHVGSVMDALSNRIDRSVWLSVLAGLPPEYQQRWGERSPVGDLSG, translated from the coding sequence ATGGACCGACCTGAATTCACCGACAGCGGCGACAGCTTTACGGAAACGATCCAGTCCAGAACGGGACTCGACTCGCGTGAGGCGGCACAGGACGCCATCGTGGCCACACTCTGGACACTCGGGGAGTGTATCCCGGAGCCGCGAGCGAGGGCCATCGCCGAGGACCTCTCAGACGAGTTCAAGACAGCGCTCGTCGACGCAGGCGGTACGGAGGAGGTGTTTCCGATCGACGAGTTCCTTGATCGGGTGAACGACCGCGAACGCCGCTCGGATCACATCGACGAACCGGCCGCGTCGACGCACGTCGGATCGGTAATGGACGCGCTCTCGAATCGGATCGACCGGTCCGTCTGGCTCTCCGTGCTCGCTGGACTTCCACCGGAGTACCAACAGCGGTGGGGGGAGCGGTCGCCAGTCGGCGACCTCTCGGGATGA
- a CDS encoding PadR family transcriptional regulator, with protein sequence MNDLTGFQRDLLYVIAGADQPSGQDVKDEVEAYYSAEINHGRLYPNLDTLVNRELVEKGQLDRRTNYYAITDAGEKELEKRREWENQYVEA encoded by the coding sequence ATGAACGACCTCACCGGGTTCCAACGTGATCTGCTGTACGTGATTGCAGGTGCTGACCAGCCGTCCGGTCAGGACGTCAAGGACGAAGTCGAAGCGTACTACAGCGCCGAAATCAATCACGGTCGCCTGTACCCGAACCTCGATACGCTCGTCAACAGGGAGTTGGTCGAGAAAGGACAGCTCGATCGCCGAACGAATTACTATGCCATCACCGATGCCGGTGAGAAAGAACTCGAGAAGCGGCGGGAGTGGGAGAACCAGTATGTAGAGGCCTAA
- a CDS encoding Cdc6/Cdc18 family protein has translation MAADDDRDPLFRYDDPVFADERLLEITHLPGPDRIVGRDEQMQRVADALNPAIFGSEPNHLFIFGKTGTGKSLISRSVTKRVISEAKRDGVTVKYAFIDCGEQNTEASIVKTIAQIVNEPGKSGVGVPDRGLGTGDYYKRLWEAVDSCTDVTIVILDEIDMLEDDEVLRKLSRAGENRRISSASIGIVGISNKIDFPDHLSERVKSSLSRDELVFSPYDANQLVEILEKRRDAFHDGVLADDVIPLTSALAAQEHGDARKAIDILRNAGRIAKKQNDARVTADHVRDAKEKTEADRFNELIEGSPQQAKAILYSLTLLTENSTEKEFPTKIIYNQYKEVARQLDFDVLSERRVQEILQEQNFLNVIQSEREGRGRGRGAHAKHRLLENPSIVKKVLLRDSRLAVLDDGE, from the coding sequence ATGGCTGCGGACGACGACCGCGATCCGCTCTTTCGATACGACGATCCGGTCTTTGCTGACGAACGACTACTCGAGATCACCCACCTCCCCGGCCCGGACCGGATCGTCGGACGCGACGAGCAGATGCAACGAGTGGCGGACGCGTTGAACCCGGCGATCTTTGGAAGCGAGCCCAACCACCTATTCATCTTCGGGAAGACCGGCACCGGCAAGTCGTTGATCTCCCGGTCGGTCACCAAACGTGTGATCTCGGAGGCCAAACGCGACGGCGTCACGGTCAAGTACGCCTTCATCGACTGCGGAGAACAGAATACCGAGGCGTCGATCGTCAAGACGATCGCCCAGATCGTCAACGAACCCGGCAAAAGTGGGGTCGGCGTTCCCGACCGGGGTCTCGGAACAGGTGACTACTACAAACGACTCTGGGAGGCCGTCGACAGCTGTACCGACGTCACGATCGTCATCCTCGACGAGATCGACATGCTCGAGGACGACGAGGTGCTCCGAAAACTCTCTCGAGCGGGCGAGAACCGCCGAATATCGAGCGCGAGCATCGGCATCGTCGGTATCTCGAACAAGATCGACTTCCCGGATCATCTCTCCGAACGGGTCAAATCGAGCCTCTCGCGCGACGAACTCGTCTTTTCGCCGTACGATGCGAACCAGCTCGTCGAAATCCTGGAGAAACGTCGTGACGCGTTCCACGACGGCGTTCTCGCCGACGACGTGATCCCGCTGACCTCGGCACTCGCAGCCCAGGAACACGGCGACGCACGCAAGGCGATCGATATCCTTCGAAACGCCGGCCGGATCGCCAAAAAGCAAAACGACGCCCGCGTCACCGCTGATCACGTCCGCGACGCGAAAGAGAAGACTGAAGCCGACCGGTTCAACGAACTGATCGAAGGGTCGCCCCAACAAGCCAAAGCGATTCTATATTCTCTGACACTTTTGACCGAAAACAGCACCGAAAAGGAGTTTCCGACGAAGATTATCTACAACCAGTACAAGGAAGTCGCCCGCCAGCTCGATTTCGACGTCCTCTCGGAACGTCGCGTCCAGGAAATCCTTCAGGAACAGAACTTCCTCAACGTGATCCAGTCCGAACGCGAGGGGCGTGGCCGTGGCCGCGGCGCTCACGCGAAACACCGGCTGCTCGAGAACCCGTCGATTGTGAAGAAGGTCCTCCTCCGGGACTCCCGACTGGCGGTGCTCGACGACGGGGAGTAA
- a CDS encoding plastocyanin/azurin family copper-binding protein codes for MTDDRHSRRKYLKYAGLLSAVGFAGCLGGDEEPSDDQNAEPDDDGQDDSGSDDDAGEEDENRVIVAPDGNWSFEPEELTISVGETVTWYFDAPGHNVSSHPDGSDVNENPDGAEPFASYEGENHFDLDEPGTEYEHTFEVPGEYTYVCTPHDGSMIGTIIVEE; via the coding sequence ATGACAGACGACAGACACAGCCGTCGAAAGTACTTGAAATACGCAGGTCTGCTCAGTGCAGTCGGATTTGCAGGATGTCTCGGTGGGGACGAAGAACCGAGTGACGACCAGAATGCCGAACCGGACGACGATGGGCAAGACGACTCGGGATCGGACGACGACGCAGGTGAGGAAGACGAGAACAGAGTCATCGTCGCGCCGGACGGCAACTGGTCGTTCGAGCCAGAGGAACTCACGATCTCGGTCGGCGAAACGGTGACGTGGTACTTCGACGCGCCGGGTCACAACGTGTCGTCCCATCCCGATGGATCGGACGTAAACGAAAATCCGGACGGTGCGGAGCCGTTCGCTTCCTACGAGGGAGAGAATCACTTCGACCTGGACGAGCCGGGTACGGAGTACGAACACACGTTCGAGGTCCCAGGTGAGTACACGTACGTGTGTACCCCCCACGACGGAAGTATGATCGGCACGATAATCGTCGAAGAGTAA
- a CDS encoding tryptophanase, producing MVAYKSRMVERITLPDRETRERNLEAAGYNVFNLDAADVYIDLLTDSGTGTMSDAQWAALIRGDEAYAGSRSFERLEEAVADVMGFSHVVPAHQGRGAENVLYGGLLEDGDVVLNNTHFDTTRAHVANQGAEPVDCPAAGAFDPDDGSPFDGNVSLECARAVVDDVGPDAVPVVIQTITNNSAAGQPVSVENTRRVRAFADEIDATFVIDACRFAENACFVGRREPEFADVSVAEIAREQLSYADAVVMSGKKDGLANAGGFVATDDPSLYETCKQRGILYEGFPTYGGMAGRDLAAMAVGLREAVEEAYVEDRLEQVRTLGEMLTDAGVPIYEPTGGHAVYVDAETALSHLAPSEFPGQAFVCELYREGGVRGVELGSFAFPDADRPELVRLALPRRTYHREHLEHVVDTAAAVLENGDDVRGLRIESESAIPELRHFTAELEPILA from the coding sequence ATGGTCGCCTACAAATCCAGGATGGTCGAGCGCATCACGCTACCCGATCGCGAGACTCGAGAGCGAAACCTCGAGGCCGCCGGCTACAACGTCTTCAATCTCGACGCTGCGGACGTCTACATCGATCTGCTGACCGACAGCGGAACGGGAACGATGAGCGACGCCCAGTGGGCCGCGTTGATCCGTGGCGACGAAGCATACGCCGGCTCCCGGAGCTTCGAGCGCCTCGAGGAAGCTGTCGCAGACGTGATGGGATTTTCTCACGTCGTGCCGGCCCACCAGGGTCGAGGTGCCGAGAACGTCCTCTACGGAGGCCTGCTCGAGGACGGCGATGTCGTACTCAACAACACCCACTTCGATACGACGCGGGCTCACGTCGCCAATCAGGGAGCCGAGCCGGTCGACTGTCCGGCCGCAGGTGCGTTCGATCCCGACGACGGTAGCCCTTTCGACGGGAACGTCTCGCTCGAGTGCGCCCGCGCGGTCGTCGACGACGTCGGCCCGGATGCAGTTCCGGTCGTGATCCAGACGATTACGAACAACTCCGCGGCCGGACAACCGGTCAGCGTCGAGAACACCCGCCGGGTCCGTGCGTTCGCCGACGAGATCGATGCGACGTTCGTGATCGACGCCTGCCGATTCGCGGAGAATGCCTGCTTCGTCGGGCGTCGTGAGCCCGAATTCGCCGACGTATCGGTCGCAGAAATCGCTCGCGAACAGCTCTCGTATGCCGACGCCGTGGTAATGAGCGGGAAAAAAGACGGACTCGCAAACGCCGGCGGCTTCGTCGCGACAGACGACCCGTCACTGTACGAGACGTGCAAGCAACGGGGGATCCTCTACGAGGGGTTTCCGACCTACGGCGGGATGGCCGGCCGGGACCTGGCGGCGATGGCCGTCGGGCTCCGCGAGGCCGTCGAGGAGGCCTACGTCGAGGACCGCCTCGAGCAGGTCCGGACGCTCGGAGAGATGCTCACGGACGCGGGAGTCCCGATCTACGAACCGACGGGTGGACACGCGGTCTACGTCGACGCCGAGACGGCGCTTTCACATCTCGCTCCATCGGAGTTTCCGGGCCAGGCGTTCGTCTGTGAACTCTACCGCGAGGGCGGAGTTCGGGGCGTCGAACTCGGGAGCTTCGCCTTTCCCGACGCCGACCGTCCGGAACTCGTCCGGCTCGCACTTCCGAGGCGAACGTACCACCGCGAGCACCTGGAACACGTCGTCGACACCGCCGCCGCGGTCCTCGAAAACGGCGACGACGTTCGGGGGCTGCGAATCGAGAGCGAGTCTGCCATCCCCGAGTTGCGCCACTTCACCGCCGAACTCGAGCCGATCCTCGCCTGA
- a CDS encoding ferredoxin, with the protein MKVEFDRETCIGMYQCVAEWDAFEEDTTAGKAVLEGSEEVEDGIFVREVPDDAELDAKFAARTCPVDAITIYDDDGEQLIP; encoded by the coding sequence ATGAAAGTCGAATTCGACCGCGAGACCTGTATCGGCATGTACCAGTGCGTCGCCGAGTGGGACGCCTTCGAGGAGGATACTACCGCCGGCAAAGCCGTCCTCGAGGGAAGCGAGGAAGTCGAAGACGGGATCTTCGTCCGCGAGGTTCCCGACGACGCCGAACTGGACGCGAAGTTCGCCGCTCGAACCTGTCCCGTCGACGCGATCACGATCTACGACGACGACGGCGAACAGCTGATCCCCTAA
- a CDS encoding alpha/beta fold hydrolase — MPTASNDGVSLYYETAGDGDVVAFVPEAGLGGWSWGWQHAALAGPYEVLVTDLRGTGRSDTPPGPYDLEMLAADLEAVLADHRTRTAHVVGAGLGGAVALSAARISNRVETLTLFGTGARAEAFDLEPLFAPPDDPDALYRSLETAFSADFRERQPDVLEGIVDWRVDGDATRDGWESQIAALENFDATDWGYEVTQPTLVCHGTADDLVSAASGRELADALPRGEFEPLEAGHLCFVEQSRVVNDRLIGWLEAHTVTG; from the coding sequence ATGCCGACCGCGTCGAACGACGGCGTCTCGCTGTACTACGAGACCGCCGGCGACGGCGACGTCGTCGCGTTCGTCCCCGAGGCCGGCCTCGGTGGCTGGTCGTGGGGGTGGCAACACGCCGCCCTCGCGGGCCCCTACGAAGTCCTCGTCACCGACCTTCGGGGCACCGGTCGGTCTGACACCCCACCCGGTCCCTACGACCTCGAGATGCTCGCGGCCGATCTCGAGGCCGTCCTCGCCGACCACAGAACGCGTACCGCCCACGTCGTCGGTGCCGGCCTCGGCGGGGCCGTTGCGCTTTCCGCTGCGCGGATCTCGAACCGGGTCGAGACGCTCACGCTGTTTGGCACCGGCGCCCGCGCTGAAGCGTTCGACCTCGAGCCATTGTTCGCCCCACCGGACGATCCCGACGCCCTCTATCGCTCCCTCGAGACTGCGTTCTCGGCCGACTTCCGGGAGCGCCAGCCCGACGTCCTCGAGGGGATCGTCGACTGGCGCGTCGACGGTGACGCCACCCGTGACGGCTGGGAATCACAGATCGCTGCTCTCGAGAACTTCGACGCCACCGATTGGGGGTACGAAGTCACCCAGCCGACGCTGGTCTGTCACGGGACGGCAGACGACCTCGTGTCCGCCGCTTCGGGTCGCGAGCTTGCCGATGCGCTCCCTCGCGGCGAGTTCGAACCGCTCGAGGCGGGGCATCTCTGTTTCGTCGAGCAATCGCGCGTCGTGAACGACCGGTTGATAGGCTGGCTCGAAGCGCATACCGTTACGGGATGA
- a CDS encoding Hachiman antiphage defense system protein HamA has product MSESTMKSWSNATLIDQKDLFEYIFEGGAWDYDNCLDISIYCIKPAPDSLDETAFVQFLSEKYPYFVMPEDEVEDHKYPYREAQRRADFDEDSRYDGKLGELVLFVLVDALLELPLVCHKLGQMQEPVQDQKGADALFYGIHEGTESLGVGEAKIYSNPDQGIDSALESTDRFHGAEGAAKTQHELTVARNNLSDNLDKDQVDRLLDVFSSRRTQYKHLHPIFLGYEANWLKEKQKECSGPDELESEIIDEIEDCGIQDDIKETLESDYSDLEKYELVFLMLPLEDVDRFREKLQEEIFPHAVRH; this is encoded by the coding sequence ATGTCTGAGTCAACGATGAAGTCTTGGTCCAACGCTACCCTGATTGACCAAAAGGATCTCTTCGAATACATATTTGAAGGAGGAGCCTGGGATTACGATAACTGTCTGGATATTTCTATTTACTGTATTAAACCGGCTCCCGACTCACTTGATGAAACAGCATTTGTCCAATTTCTTTCCGAGAAGTATCCCTATTTTGTGATGCCTGAGGATGAGGTGGAAGATCATAAATATCCTTATAGAGAGGCACAACGTCGGGCCGATTTCGATGAAGATTCTAGGTATGATGGAAAACTTGGGGAGCTGGTGCTGTTTGTCTTGGTAGACGCTCTTCTTGAACTCCCGTTAGTCTGCCACAAATTGGGTCAAATGCAGGAGCCGGTCCAGGATCAGAAGGGGGCAGATGCGCTGTTCTACGGCATTCACGAAGGAACTGAGTCATTGGGAGTCGGAGAAGCTAAAATCTACTCAAATCCGGACCAAGGCATTGACTCCGCTCTCGAAAGTACAGACCGTTTCCATGGTGCAGAGGGTGCGGCAAAGACTCAGCATGAACTTACCGTGGCCCGGAATAACCTCAGCGACAATCTAGACAAGGATCAAGTTGATAGACTTCTTGACGTCTTCTCCAGTCGACGCACCCAGTACAAACATCTTCATCCGATCTTTCTAGGTTATGAAGCCAATTGGCTGAAAGAGAAACAGAAGGAGTGTAGCGGCCCAGATGAACTGGAATCAGAAATTATCGATGAGATCGAGGACTGTGGGATTCAAGACGATATCAAGGAAACCCTCGAATCTGACTATAGTGACCTTGAGAAATATGAATTGGTATTCCTGATGCTACCTCTAGAGGATGTCGATAGATTCCGTGAGAAGCTCCAAGAAGAAATCTTTCCTCATGCGGTGAGACACTAA